A stretch of the Uranotaenia lowii strain MFRU-FL chromosome 3, ASM2978415v1, whole genome shotgun sequence genome encodes the following:
- the LOC129755354 gene encoding trichoplein keratin filament-binding protein-like isoform X2 produces MKCAKLQAALAKRREAEQLKIQKSAAVERYYDQWNRITSRYESWNSPEFYRQGEEAQRKKDEQAKKEAEAAERREKLRIQLQQEKDNFQQELKEKFRPKPKPIPTELLEGIKGRLNDVDEAKKRMDLEARLYTKWRMGYDRDAVILDSKNSHQAMAKLNWLDRQVEMQLESEKQNKESQERELRLQEEARRHEELILETNRLRDQQIKELRGSQETHMNELKSREQEMNEVKIYEMRLRTKKEEFEKELDQLHLYNDRRRDRIVAMHNLRRIKMLLRERSESVRNDLKHDLQLLQRISIDNPESNDAINYLRKKFQLQYDLEVDQQTMIENMYESEAKHNLAKWEEKWNEEALIREQQLRCMLEDRIVDFEAKLINCAQRQRDLINIRETHINALEVTNQQLKELMSDKANDNAVISSSNQIRELLGQMDNGTTTAAATRQPPRPESRPSTQNSHRSSTFSSIFPFDDINIRDLTLAEKKGTSSREDSPVLQVPRFGRKKIAWC; encoded by the exons ATGAAGTGTGCCAAACTGCAGGCCGCCCTGGCCAAACGCCGTGAGGCCGAGCAGCTTAAGATCCAGAAGTCGGCAGCCGTCGAGCGGTACTACGACCAGTGGAATCGCATCACATCCCGGTACGAATCTTGGAATTCGCCCGAGTTCTACCGCCAAGGTGAGGAAGCCCAGCGCAAGAAGGATGAACAGGCCAAAAAGGAAGCGGAAGCGGCCGAACGGCGTGAGAAACTTCGCATACAGCTGCAACAGGAGAAGGACAACTTCCAGCAGGAACTCAAAG aaaaattccGTCCCAAGCCGAAACCGATTCCAACGGAACTGCTTGAGGGTATCAAAGGTCGGCTGAACGACGTTGACGAAGCCAAAAAGCGGATGGATCTCGAAGCCCGACTGTACACCAAATGGCGAATGGGATACGATCGGGATGCGGTTATTCTGGATTCGAAAAATTCTCACCAAGCAATGGCAAAACTGAACTGGTTGGACCGGCAAGTGGAAATGCAACTCGAAAGTGAGAAGCAAAATAAAGAGAGTCAAGAAAGAGAGCTGCGCCTACAGGAGGAAGCTCGTCGGCACGAGGAGCTAATCTTGGAAACTAATCGACTTAGAGACCAGCAAATCAAAGAACTAAGAGGTAGTCAGGAGACGCACATGAACGAATTGAAGAGTCGTGAGCAAGAAATGAACGAAGTCAAGATCTACGAGATGCGTTTGCGCACAAAGAAGGAGGAATTCGAAAAGGAGCTTGATCAGTTACATTTGTACAACGATCGACGAAGAGATCGTATCGTGGCCATGCATAACTTACGTCGTATAAAAATGTTGCTCCGTGAACGATCGGAATCGGTTCGCAACGACCTGAAGCATGATCTGCAGCTGCTTCAGCGGATTTCGATTGACAATCCGGAATCCAACGATGCCATCAACTATTTGCGCAAGAAATTTCAACTGCAGTACGATTTGGAAGTTGATCAGCAAACAATGATCGAGAACATGTACGAATCGGAGGCCAAGCACAACCTGGCCAAATGGGAAGAAAAATGGAACGAAGAAGCCCTGATACGGGAGCAACAACTTCGATGCATGTTGGAAGATCGCatagtggattttgaagctaaaCTCATAAACTGTGCTCAACGCCAAAGAGATTTGATAAATATTCGAGAAACTCACATCAACGCCCTGGAAGTCACCAACCAGCAACTGAAGGAGTTGATGAGCGATAAGGCCAACGACAACGCTGTCATAAGCTCGTCGAACCAGATCCGGGAACTACTGGGTCAGATGGATAACGGCACGACGACGGCAGCAGCAACTAGGCAACCACCACGTCCCGAAAGTCGACCTTCGACGCAAAATTCCCATCGCAGCTCCACCTTCAGCAGCATTTTTCCCTTCGATGATATCAACATAAGGGATCTGACGCTGGCCGAGAAGAAGGGCACCAGTAGCCGGGAAGATTCGCCGGTTTTGCAGGTGCCTCGCTTCGGACGAAAGAAAATTGCTTGGTGTTAA
- the LOC129755354 gene encoding trichoplein keratin filament-binding protein-like isoform X1, whose amino-acid sequence MYKQWNFQCRSHRSSNPKQENMKCAKLQAALAKRREAEQLKIQKSAAVERYYDQWNRITSRYESWNSPEFYRQGEEAQRKKDEQAKKEAEAAERREKLRIQLQQEKDNFQQELKEKFRPKPKPIPTELLEGIKGRLNDVDEAKKRMDLEARLYTKWRMGYDRDAVILDSKNSHQAMAKLNWLDRQVEMQLESEKQNKESQERELRLQEEARRHEELILETNRLRDQQIKELRGSQETHMNELKSREQEMNEVKIYEMRLRTKKEEFEKELDQLHLYNDRRRDRIVAMHNLRRIKMLLRERSESVRNDLKHDLQLLQRISIDNPESNDAINYLRKKFQLQYDLEVDQQTMIENMYESEAKHNLAKWEEKWNEEALIREQQLRCMLEDRIVDFEAKLINCAQRQRDLINIRETHINALEVTNQQLKELMSDKANDNAVISSSNQIRELLGQMDNGTTTAAATRQPPRPESRPSTQNSHRSSTFSSIFPFDDINIRDLTLAEKKGTSSREDSPVLQVPRFGRKKIAWC is encoded by the exons ATCGTCGAATCCGAAACAGGAAAACATGAAGTGTGCCAAACTGCAGGCCGCCCTGGCCAAACGCCGTGAGGCCGAGCAGCTTAAGATCCAGAAGTCGGCAGCCGTCGAGCGGTACTACGACCAGTGGAATCGCATCACATCCCGGTACGAATCTTGGAATTCGCCCGAGTTCTACCGCCAAGGTGAGGAAGCCCAGCGCAAGAAGGATGAACAGGCCAAAAAGGAAGCGGAAGCGGCCGAACGGCGTGAGAAACTTCGCATACAGCTGCAACAGGAGAAGGACAACTTCCAGCAGGAACTCAAAG aaaaattccGTCCCAAGCCGAAACCGATTCCAACGGAACTGCTTGAGGGTATCAAAGGTCGGCTGAACGACGTTGACGAAGCCAAAAAGCGGATGGATCTCGAAGCCCGACTGTACACCAAATGGCGAATGGGATACGATCGGGATGCGGTTATTCTGGATTCGAAAAATTCTCACCAAGCAATGGCAAAACTGAACTGGTTGGACCGGCAAGTGGAAATGCAACTCGAAAGTGAGAAGCAAAATAAAGAGAGTCAAGAAAGAGAGCTGCGCCTACAGGAGGAAGCTCGTCGGCACGAGGAGCTAATCTTGGAAACTAATCGACTTAGAGACCAGCAAATCAAAGAACTAAGAGGTAGTCAGGAGACGCACATGAACGAATTGAAGAGTCGTGAGCAAGAAATGAACGAAGTCAAGATCTACGAGATGCGTTTGCGCACAAAGAAGGAGGAATTCGAAAAGGAGCTTGATCAGTTACATTTGTACAACGATCGACGAAGAGATCGTATCGTGGCCATGCATAACTTACGTCGTATAAAAATGTTGCTCCGTGAACGATCGGAATCGGTTCGCAACGACCTGAAGCATGATCTGCAGCTGCTTCAGCGGATTTCGATTGACAATCCGGAATCCAACGATGCCATCAACTATTTGCGCAAGAAATTTCAACTGCAGTACGATTTGGAAGTTGATCAGCAAACAATGATCGAGAACATGTACGAATCGGAGGCCAAGCACAACCTGGCCAAATGGGAAGAAAAATGGAACGAAGAAGCCCTGATACGGGAGCAACAACTTCGATGCATGTTGGAAGATCGCatagtggattttgaagctaaaCTCATAAACTGTGCTCAACGCCAAAGAGATTTGATAAATATTCGAGAAACTCACATCAACGCCCTGGAAGTCACCAACCAGCAACTGAAGGAGTTGATGAGCGATAAGGCCAACGACAACGCTGTCATAAGCTCGTCGAACCAGATCCGGGAACTACTGGGTCAGATGGATAACGGCACGACGACGGCAGCAGCAACTAGGCAACCACCACGTCCCGAAAGTCGACCTTCGACGCAAAATTCCCATCGCAGCTCCACCTTCAGCAGCATTTTTCCCTTCGATGATATCAACATAAGGGATCTGACGCTGGCCGAGAAGAAGGGCACCAGTAGCCGGGAAGATTCGCCGGTTTTGCAGGTGCCTCGCTTCGGACGAAAGAAAATTGCTTGGTGTTAA